From Acidobacteriota bacterium, a single genomic window includes:
- a CDS encoding NTP transferase domain-containing protein produces the protein MSRTASRPCALILAAGQGKRMRSRVVKLLHAVGGSPTVAHVVRTARAVPCRRIVAVLGVQRDEVRAAIEAASPKQRVDFCVQAEQRGT, from the coding sequence GTGAGCCGCACGGCCTCGAGGCCCTGCGCGCTGATCCTCGCCGCGGGCCAGGGGAAGCGGATGCGCTCCCGGGTGGTCAAGCTCCTCCACGCGGTCGGCGGATCTCCCACGGTGGCCCACGTCGTGCGCACCGCGCGCGCCGTGCCCTGCCGCCGCATCGTCGCGGTCCTCGGCGTCCAGCGCGACGAGGTGCGCGCCGCGATCGAGGCGGCCTCGCCGAAGCAGCGCGTCGATTTCTGCGTCCAGGCGGAACAGCGCGGCACGG
- a CDS encoding YvcK family protein, with the protein MGESARVGEGAGKTSGLAVVCIGGGTGLSTLLGGLKAYVARHDGDPASPSTPPRVARLSAIVTVSDDGGSSGRLREEFQVLPPGDIRNCIAALSEDESLLLRLFEYRFAGNGDLGGHSFGNLLLTALTGVTGDFCQAVTMVGEVLAIKGRIYPSTLASVHLEADLADGTTVRGETRISQSAHPIRRIRLEPEICEPVAEALDAIRSADLIVLGPGSLYTSIAPNLLVRGVADVIRESRGRKVYVCNLMTQPGETVGFSASRHARAVAEIAGEGLFDTVLLNSRIPPRSLVEKYQREGAEVVPFDAEGFRDLGATIVSRDLMSATSLVRHDPAALAREILALART; encoded by the coding sequence ATGGGGGAATCCGCCAGGGTGGGTGAGGGAGCGGGAAAGACCTCGGGGCTCGCGGTCGTCTGCATCGGCGGCGGGACGGGTCTGTCGACGCTTCTCGGCGGGCTGAAAGCCTACGTCGCCCGCCATGACGGCGACCCCGCGTCCCCCTCGACACCGCCTCGAGTCGCCCGCCTCTCGGCGATCGTGACCGTGAGCGACGACGGGGGCTCGTCGGGAAGGCTGAGGGAGGAGTTCCAGGTTCTCCCGCCCGGCGACATCCGCAACTGCATCGCGGCCCTCTCGGAGGACGAGAGCCTCCTCCTGAGGCTTTTCGAGTACCGGTTCGCCGGGAACGGCGATCTCGGCGGCCATTCGTTCGGAAATCTCCTCCTGACGGCGCTCACCGGCGTGACCGGGGACTTCTGCCAGGCCGTCACGATGGTCGGGGAGGTCCTGGCGATCAAGGGGCGGATCTACCCCTCGACCCTGGCGAGCGTCCACCTCGAGGCGGACCTCGCGGACGGCACGACGGTGCGCGGCGAGACGCGCATCTCGCAGAGCGCTCATCCGATCCGCCGCATCCGGCTCGAGCCCGAGATCTGCGAGCCGGTCGCCGAGGCGCTCGACGCGATCCGCTCGGCCGATCTCATCGTCCTCGGGCCGGGCTCCCTCTACACGAGCATCGCCCCGAACCTTCTCGTCCGCGGGGTCGCCGACGTCATCCGGGAGAGCCGGGGAAGAAAAGTCTACGTCTGCAATCTCATGACGCAGCCGGGGGAGACGGTCGGCTTCTCCGCCTCCCGCCACGCGCGGGCGGTCGCCGAGATCGCAGGCGAAGGCCTCTTCGACACCGTCCTCCTGAACTCCAGGATCCCCCCCCGATCCCTCGTCGAGAAGTACCAGCGCGAGGGGGCCGAGGTCGTTCCCTTCGACGCGGAGGGGTTCCGCGATCTGGGCGCCACCATCGTGAGCCGCGATCTCATGTCGGCGACCAGTCTCGTGCGCCACGACCCGGCGGCGCTCGCCCGCGAGATCCTCGCGCTGGCCCGGACGTGA
- a CDS encoding tetratricopeptide repeat protein produces the protein MKDAKTARKGSVRAKKPEPPKKKVPVPRPPGQEKAIEEFAAAIRLFQKRELARARTAFQEVLDNFPGETEIADRVRTYVQICDRSLHPSVPRLKDPDDFYHQGVVLMNQQNLEEASRMFERALSQEPGSEKCLYAQATVLALSGRRDEALESLRRAIGANHANRPRAANDADFEPLRDDAEFQALVRTERGSDD, from the coding sequence TTGAAGGACGCCAAGACGGCTCGGAAGGGTTCAGTCCGCGCGAAGAAGCCGGAGCCTCCGAAGAAGAAGGTTCCCGTCCCCCGCCCCCCCGGACAGGAAAAAGCGATCGAGGAGTTCGCCGCGGCGATCAGGCTGTTCCAGAAGCGTGAGCTCGCGCGGGCGCGCACCGCTTTCCAGGAGGTCCTCGACAACTTTCCCGGCGAGACCGAGATTGCCGACCGGGTCCGGACGTACGTGCAGATCTGCGATCGCAGTTTGCATCCGTCGGTCCCCCGGCTCAAGGACCCGGACGATTTCTACCATCAGGGGGTCGTCCTGATGAACCAGCAAAACCTCGAGGAGGCGTCTCGCATGTTCGAGAGAGCGCTTTCCCAGGAGCCCGGAAGCGAGAAGTGCCTGTACGCCCAGGCCACCGTCCTCGCCCTCTCCGGACGCCGCGACGAGGCGCTCGAGTCCCTTCGCCGCGCGATCGGGGCCAACCACGCGAACCGTCCGCGCGCGGCGAACGACGCCGACTTCGAGCCGCTTCGCGACGACGCGGAGTTCCAGGCTCTCGTCCGGACGGAGCGGGGCAGCGACGATTGA
- the folK gene encoding 2-amino-4-hydroxy-6-hydroxymethyldihydropteridine diphosphokinase, which translates to MRATVYLALGARDGHPRRQLLEGIAYLRESGILIRRASGLWETEPVGIGGEAPVLNAALEAETALAPHDLMAACRSAEDRTGRRRGTPAWRSLDVDILLMGDLVMDDAELTIPHPRFHRRRFNLEPLCEIAPGHLHPILGATIADLLRACDDAAWARRLEPPSWLTDPGAPVASPRDRS; encoded by the coding sequence ATGCGCGCGACCGTCTACCTCGCACTCGGCGCCCGGGATGGCCACCCCAGAAGACAACTGCTCGAGGGAATCGCCTACCTCAGGGAGAGCGGAATCCTGATCCGGCGGGCCTCCGGCCTGTGGGAGACGGAGCCGGTTGGAATCGGCGGTGAGGCTCCGGTCCTCAACGCCGCCCTCGAAGCGGAGACCGCGCTGGCGCCTCACGACCTCATGGCCGCGTGCCGGTCCGCCGAGGACCGCACGGGGCGGCGGCGCGGGACGCCTGCGTGGAGAAGCCTCGACGTCGACATCCTCCTCATGGGGGATCTCGTCATGGATGACGCGGAGTTGACGATCCCCCACCCGCGGTTTCACCGGCGGCGATTCAACCTCGAGCCCCTCTGCGAGATCGCCCCGGGGCACCTTCATCCGATTCTCGGCGCGACGATTGCGGATCTGCTGCGCGCGTGCGACGACGCCGCGTGGGCCCGTCGTCTCGAGCCCCCCTCCTGGCTGACGGATCCCGGGGCTCCCGTTGCATCCCCGAGGGACCGCAGTTAA
- a CDS encoding deoxynucleoside kinase, producing MNFRFLAVEGPIGVGKSSLVELLASRFGAVKVVERIENPFLRDFYRDRAGAAFQAQIFFLLNRCMQQQALAQTDLFQQVTICDYLFAKDKIFAYLNLDDSELMLYERLYAVLSERVPQPDLVIYLQANTDVLMERIRRRKRDYESEIAEKYLNELNQAYNYFFYHYTASPLLVINTSEIDFVHREGDLGDLVNQIENMTRGVQYYTPLGTSKGPR from the coding sequence ATGAACTTCCGATTCCTCGCGGTCGAAGGGCCCATCGGCGTGGGCAAGAGCAGCCTCGTCGAGCTGCTGGCGTCGCGGTTCGGCGCGGTCAAGGTCGTCGAGCGAATCGAGAATCCGTTCCTTCGAGACTTCTACAGGGATCGCGCGGGGGCCGCGTTCCAGGCCCAGATCTTCTTCCTGCTGAACCGGTGCATGCAGCAGCAGGCCCTCGCGCAGACCGATCTCTTCCAGCAGGTGACGATCTGCGATTACCTCTTCGCGAAGGACAAGATCTTCGCGTACCTGAACCTCGACGACTCCGAGCTGATGCTCTACGAGCGCCTCTACGCCGTCCTCTCCGAGAGGGTCCCGCAGCCCGACCTGGTCATCTACCTGCAGGCGAACACCGACGTCCTGATGGAGCGGATCCGACGGCGCAAGCGGGACTACGAGTCGGAGATCGCCGAGAAGTACCTCAACGAGCTGAATCAGGCGTACAATTACTTCTTCTACCACTACACCGCGAGCCCGCTCCTGGTGATCAACACGTCGGAGATCGATTTCGTGCACCGGGAGGGTGATCTCGGCGACCTGGTGAACCAGATTGAGAACATGACCCGGGGAGTGCAGTACTACACGCCACTCGGAACCTCGAAAGGTCCGAGATGA
- the panB gene encoding 3-methyl-2-oxobutanoate hydroxymethyltransferase, with translation MKITVPAIRARKGAGRPIVALTAYDYPTARTLDAAGVDLILVGDSLGMVVLGHPTTLPVTLEVMLHHTAAVARAKTAALVVADMPFLSYHVSREETIRNAGRLVQEAGAEAVKIEGGRARAGVVRALVEADIQVMGHIGLTPQSVHAMGGYKVQGKSPDAVQSLLEDARALEEAGAFSIVLEGIPGEAARLVTQSTALPTIGIGAGPHCDGQILVVNDLLGLNGEDVPRFVRRYADLRTAAVEAVRAYAADVAAGRFPAEEESYGPGPRGSKAPEATARAARPAGPREPLDGGGER, from the coding sequence ATGAAGATCACCGTCCCGGCGATCCGCGCCCGGAAGGGCGCAGGACGCCCCATCGTCGCGCTGACCGCGTACGACTACCCCACCGCACGGACCCTCGACGCCGCCGGGGTCGATCTCATCCTCGTGGGGGACTCCCTGGGGATGGTCGTTCTCGGCCACCCCACCACCCTTCCCGTCACCCTCGAGGTCATGCTCCACCACACCGCCGCCGTGGCGCGGGCGAAGACCGCCGCGCTCGTCGTCGCCGACATGCCCTTCCTGTCCTACCACGTCTCGAGGGAGGAGACGATCCGGAACGCCGGGAGGCTGGTCCAGGAGGCGGGGGCGGAGGCGGTGAAGATCGAGGGCGGACGCGCCCGCGCCGGCGTGGTCCGCGCGCTGGTGGAGGCCGACATCCAGGTGATGGGGCACATCGGCCTGACCCCGCAGTCCGTCCACGCGATGGGCGGCTACAAGGTGCAGGGGAAGAGCCCGGACGCCGTGCAGTCGCTCCTCGAGGACGCGCGGGCGCTGGAGGAGGCCGGGGCGTTCAGCATCGTCCTCGAGGGGATTCCCGGGGAGGCCGCCCGCCTCGTCACGCAGTCGACGGCTCTGCCGACGATCGGCATCGGCGCGGGGCCTCACTGCGACGGGCAGATCCTGGTCGTGAATGACCTCCTCGGCCTCAACGGCGAGGATGTCCCCCGCTTCGTGAGGCGTTACGCCGACCTCAGAACTGCGGCGGTGGAGGCCGTCCGGGCGTACGCCGCGGACGTCGCCGCGGGGCGCTTCCCCGCCGAGGAGGAATCGTACGGCCCGGGCCCGCGCGGATCGAAGGCACCCGAGGCGACCGCCCGCGCGGCGAGGCCGGCAGGTCCCCGCGAGCCTCTGGATGGCGGGGGCGAGCGTTGA
- a CDS encoding pantoate--beta-alanine ligase: protein MKTVKTAAGLRSEISGSRREGKRVGFVPTMGFLHEGHLSLVRRSRSECAVTVASIFVNPTQFAPGEDFERYPRDADRDTRLLVAEGTDLLFMPEASEIYRPGHSTWVEVTELDSGLCGPFRPGHFRGVATVVAKLFNIVRPDAAYFGQKDAQQAAILARMEADLDFGIDIVVCPTVREADGLALSSRNVYLSADERRRAPALYQALREAAEMAAGRGASPAGLETRIRARLVEAGLEPQYIEIVGADDLRPLDSLGGAGRSLLVAVAAHLGKTRLIDNIIVSV from the coding sequence TTGAAGACCGTGAAGACGGCCGCCGGGCTGAGGAGCGAGATCTCCGGCTCCCGGCGCGAGGGGAAGCGCGTCGGGTTCGTCCCGACGATGGGATTCCTCCACGAAGGCCACCTGAGCCTGGTGCGGCGCTCCCGAAGCGAGTGCGCCGTCACGGTCGCCAGCATCTTCGTCAACCCGACCCAGTTCGCCCCCGGCGAGGATTTCGAGCGCTACCCCCGGGACGCCGACCGCGACACCCGGCTTCTCGTGGCGGAGGGGACCGATCTCCTCTTCATGCCGGAGGCGTCCGAGATCTACCGCCCCGGACACTCCACGTGGGTGGAGGTGACGGAGCTGGACTCCGGGCTCTGCGGCCCGTTCCGCCCCGGGCACTTTCGGGGGGTTGCCACGGTCGTGGCCAAGCTCTTCAACATCGTCCGACCCGACGCCGCCTACTTCGGGCAGAAGGACGCGCAGCAGGCCGCGATCCTCGCCCGAATGGAAGCAGACCTCGACTTCGGCATCGACATCGTGGTCTGCCCGACGGTGCGGGAGGCCGACGGCCTCGCCCTCTCGAGCCGGAACGTCTACCTCTCGGCCGACGAGCGCCGCCGCGCCCCGGCCCTCTACCAGGCTCTGCGCGAGGCGGCGGAGATGGCCGCGGGGCGAGGCGCCTCCCCCGCCGGCCTCGAGACGCGGATCCGGGCGCGGCTGGTCGAGGCGGGGCTCGAGCCCCAGTACATCGAGATCGTCGGGGCGGATGACCTCAGGCCTCTCGACAGTCTGGGCGGCGCGGGGAGAAGCCTCCTCGTCGCCGTCGCCGCGCACCTGGGGAAGACCCGTCTCATCGACAACATCATCGTGAGCGTGTGA
- a CDS encoding aspartate 1-decarboxylase — MRRDLLRAKIHRATVTDTNVEYEGSLTLDTRLMAAAGLVPFERIDVYNVNNGARFSTYVIEGEPAGGTVCVNGAAARLATAGDKVIIAAYASFEESEIASHEPRVVLVDAQNRITATPAAGAEHAAAASRAPRK; from the coding sequence ATGCGAAGAGATCTGCTGAGAGCGAAGATCCACCGCGCGACGGTGACCGACACCAACGTCGAGTACGAGGGGAGCCTCACGCTGGACACGCGGCTCATGGCCGCGGCGGGCCTGGTGCCGTTCGAGCGGATCGACGTTTACAACGTCAACAACGGGGCACGGTTCAGCACCTACGTCATCGAGGGGGAGCCCGCAGGCGGCACGGTCTGTGTGAACGGCGCTGCGGCACGCCTCGCCACCGCGGGCGACAAGGTCATCATCGCGGCGTACGCCAGCTTCGAGGAGAGCGAAATCGCCTCACACGAACCGCGGGTGGTGCTGGTCGACGCCCAGAACCGGATCACGGCGACGCCGGCGGCGGGCGCGGAGCACGCGGCCGCCGCCTCGCGCGCTCCCCGCAAGTAG